The window AAATCAGATCAATCAGGTATTCGTTCTTTAGAAGATTTAAAGGGGAAGAAATCAGCAGGTGCGGCAACGACCACCTATATGAAAATTGCTGAAAAGTTTGGTGCGGAAAGTGTTGTATATGATAATGTTACAAATGATCAATATTTAATGGATGTTGCTAATGGGCGTACGGATGTAATTCTGAATGACTATTATCTACAAAAAATGGCAATAGCAGCATTTCCAGAAATTCCTGTAGAAATTAATCCGGGTCTGTACTATAATCCTAGTGAATCAGGGCTAATCATGAAAAAAGACAATACGGAATTAAAAGCTAAAATTGACCAAGAAATCAAAGGAATGAAGAAAGATGGAACATTAAAAAAACTTTCTGAACAATTCTTTGGCGGAGCAGATATTTCTAAAAAAGCAGATATAAAAATTACCCAAGTTGTAAAGGTTGATTAATGAACGCATAGGAGGCTAGTCAGATGAGTGAGATACAATGGCAGTATATTTTTAAACCAGCTTTAGCAGTTGAAAGTCTGCCATTTATCTTACAAGGGCTAGGCTATACAGTCCTAATTTCAGTAGTCAGTATGTTGATTGGAACCTTATTAGGATTCTTTTTAGCGTTGATGCGAATGTCGAAGCTAAGACTGCCACGATGGTTAGCGCAATTGTATATTTCCTTTATGCGAGGAACACCAATGCTCGTCTTTTTATTTATTTTATATTTTGGCTTTCCATTTATTGGGATTCAATTTACGGCAACAACTGCGGCAATTATTGGTTTTAGTCTAAATAGTAGTGCGTATATTGCGGAAGTTTTACGAGGAAGTATCTTGGGGATTGATAAAGGTCAGTGGGAGGCTTCTTATGCATTAGGTATGCCTTATTTTTTCATTATGCGGCGTATTATTTTGCCTCAATCTTTGCGAACGGCAGTTGGTCCGCTAAGTAATGTGATGTTAGATTTAATCAAAGGAACATCATTGGCAGCAATGATTACTGTACCTGAAATCTTTCAACAAGCCAAGATTATCGGCGGTCGTGAATTTGATTATATGACGATGTATATTTTAGTTGCACTCGTTTATTGGGGGATTTGTAGCATCTTTACGATTTTGCAACGAATCATTGAAAAGCGCTTTTCACTGTATACAAATGAATAAATAAAAACTGAGTAACACATTTAGCCCAGTTGACTGAAAAAGTTTAACAGTGGCACTCATGGTTACTCAGTTTTCTTTTTTGTAGATTTACGTTCGATTAAGTTAAATTCTAAAGGCAATAGAGGAATATCTTTATACATAAGCTGATTAAAGATTAATGTAAATGCGTTGACAGCTTGTTTGGCAATTGGATAATCAATCGTGGTAATGTCTAATAAATGAGAGATTTCAATATTATCAAAGCCCATAATTGAGAATTCTTCTGGAATTTGATAACCTTGTCGTCTAGCTTCAGCCATTAAACCAGCTGCAAGTGGATCAGAGCTAGTAGCAAAACCATCTGGTTTAACGGTTTGTTGACGGTACCATTCAATCATTGCTTCGCCGTCTTTACTAGAATTTAATCCATTGAATTGTTGTTGTGGCCGTGGATCTAATTGATATTTTTGACAAAAATCAGCATAGGCTTTCATACGGCTTTTGGTATTTAATCCTCGAGTACTACCATATAAGTTAACAATATTGCGACATCCTGTTGCGTAAAGATGCTCTAAGCCTAACCTATAACCTTCATATTGATTCATGAAGACAGAAGGAATTGTATGTCCTGGATTCACTCTTTGCCACGCAATGACAGGTCCGTATTTCGCAAAAGGCTCAAGCACTTCCCAATCATTTAAACGAATGAGAATCACAAGTCCGTCTAATTGTTTGTGGCGTAGCATCTCAAAAGCATCTAATTCTTTTTGTGTGTCTTCACCAGTAATAAATAACGTAACATTGTAGCCTTCTTTTTGGGCAGCAATGGTAAAACTACGTAAAAAAACAGTCAAAGAATCTGAAAAGTTAGGTGCGATAATTCCAAGCATTTTGGTTGCGCCTGTTTTTAAAAAGACTGCATTGCGATTCGGCACATAATCTAATTTTTTAATAATTGTTTCGACTTTTTTACGCGTTTCTTCACTGACATAGCCATTCCGGTTAATGACTCGAGAAACGGTTGCTGAGGAAACACCGGCTAATTTTGCAATTTCGTTAATGTTTGCCATTCTTTTATCCTTCCTTTTTAATTCTCCCCTTAGTATAGCAAAAAGACTGTTTAAAAAGTAGTCTATCTAGAATTTGATTGAAAAAGAAAAGTCGATAAGAACAGAAAAAAACTTTTAACTAAAGGATTTTGTTATAATTGAGACAAAATATTTCTTGCAACCAGAAAATAAAACCGCTATTATCAAGTATATAACTATTATTGGGAGTGTATTTTATGGATCGTCGTTTGTCATTGTCATCATATATCTTTATTGGATCAATGTTATTTGGATTGTTTTTTGGTGCGGGAAATTTAATCTTCCCAGTACATGTAGGACAAGAAGCAGGTAGTAATATGTTACCTGCTACGTTAGGCTTTTTAGTCACAGGAATAGGATTACCTTTTTTAGGAGTTGTGGCAATTGGTATTTCTAGAAGTGATGGGCTTTACGATTTAGCGAGTCGAGTACATCCGATTTATGGAGTCTGTATGACCGTCTTATTGTATTTAACTATTGGCCCATTTTTTGCTTTACCGAGAACTGGAACAGTTTCTTATGAAATTGGAATTGCGCCTTACTTAGATAGTAACTATCAAAAAATTGGTTTGTTGATTTTTACATTAATCTTCTTTTTAGCTGCACTATTCTTTTCTATGAAGCCAACAAAGATTTTAATTTGGGTTGGAAAAATTTTAAATCCAATGTTTTTAGTATTTTTAGCTATTTTAATTGTAACAGCCTTTTTAAAACCAATGGGAGCTATTTCGGATATTGCGGTTGAAAGCAGTTATCAAGCAGCGCCTTTTATTAAAGGTTTTACACAAGGATATAATACAATGGATGCTTTAGCTTCTTTGGCATTTGGGATTATCGTTGTCCAAACAATTAAAGGTTTAGGTGTTAATAATCCGCGAAACATTGCCATCGATACAATTAAATCGGGTGTCGTTAGTTTAATTTTAATGGCGATTATTTACGGAAGTTTAGTTTATATTGGAGCAACAAGTGTCGGTCAATTCCCGGTTTCTGAAAATGGTGGGATTGCATTAGCACAAGTAGCTCAATATTATTTTGGTTCATTTGGTAGTATTTTATTAGCGATTATTGTTACAGTAGCTTGTTTAAAAACAGCAATTGGCTTGATTACAGCCTGTTCAGAGACATTTAGTGAAATGTTCCCGAACTCAGTTGGTTATAAAACGTATGTAGTGATCTTTACAGCACTTGCTTGTGGTGTGGCTAATCTAGGATTAACAACGATTATTTCGTTATCAATACCAGTTTTGATGTTCCTTTATCCACTAGCAATTACGTTGATTTTCTTAGGATTGCTGTCACCATTATTTAAGAATCGCCAAATTGTCTATATTATGACAACAGTCTTTACGATTTTTGTTAGTTTTGCAGATGGTTTAAATGCATTACCAGAAAATATTCGTACAGCACCTGTTTCACAAACTATTTTAAATTTCTATTCGCACT is drawn from Carnobacterium gallinarum DSM 4847 and contains these coding sequences:
- a CDS encoding transporter substrate-binding domain-containing protein → MFKGKKSLLVIALIAVLLVVVAGCASGGGNKATSESKKTQNGWEKIKEKGVLTVATSGTLYPTSFYAKGNPEITGYEVEVLKEATKRLGIKVKFEEMGFDGMLSAVNSGQVDAAANNIDTSDDRKEKFAFSDPYKYSFASMVVRKSDQSGIRSLEDLKGKKSAGAATTTYMKIAEKFGAESVVYDNVTNDQYLMDVANGRTDVILNDYYLQKMAIAAFPEIPVEINPGLYYNPSESGLIMKKDNTELKAKIDQEIKGMKKDGTLKKLSEQFFGGADISKKADIKITQVVKVD
- a CDS encoding amino acid ABC transporter permease, giving the protein MSEIQWQYIFKPALAVESLPFILQGLGYTVLISVVSMLIGTLLGFFLALMRMSKLRLPRWLAQLYISFMRGTPMLVFLFILYFGFPFIGIQFTATTAAIIGFSLNSSAYIAEVLRGSILGIDKGQWEASYALGMPYFFIMRRIILPQSLRTAVGPLSNVMLDLIKGTSLAAMITVPEIFQQAKIIGGREFDYMTMYILVALVYWGICSIFTILQRIIEKRFSLYTNE
- a CDS encoding LacI family DNA-binding transcriptional regulator: MANINEIAKLAGVSSATVSRVINRNGYVSEETRKKVETIIKKLDYVPNRNAVFLKTGATKMLGIIAPNFSDSLTVFLRSFTIAAQKEGYNVTLFITGEDTQKELDAFEMLRHKQLDGLVILIRLNDWEVLEPFAKYGPVIAWQRVNPGHTIPSVFMNQYEGYRLGLEHLYATGCRNIVNLYGSTRGLNTKSRMKAYADFCQKYQLDPRPQQQFNGLNSSKDGEAMIEWYRQQTVKPDGFATSSDPLAAGLMAEARRQGYQIPEEFSIMGFDNIEISHLLDITTIDYPIAKQAVNAFTLIFNQLMYKDIPLLPLEFNLIERKSTKKKTE
- the brnQ gene encoding branched-chain amino acid transport system II carrier protein, with the protein product MDRRLSLSSYIFIGSMLFGLFFGAGNLIFPVHVGQEAGSNMLPATLGFLVTGIGLPFLGVVAIGISRSDGLYDLASRVHPIYGVCMTVLLYLTIGPFFALPRTGTVSYEIGIAPYLDSNYQKIGLLIFTLIFFLAALFFSMKPTKILIWVGKILNPMFLVFLAILIVTAFLKPMGAISDIAVESSYQAAPFIKGFTQGYNTMDALASLAFGIIVVQTIKGLGVNNPRNIAIDTIKSGVVSLILMAIIYGSLVYIGATSVGQFPVSENGGIALAQVAQYYFGSFGSILLAIIVTVACLKTAIGLITACSETFSEMFPNSVGYKTYVVIFTALACGVANLGLTTIISLSIPVLMFLYPLAITLIFLGLLSPLFKNRQIVYIMTTVFTIFVSFADGLNALPENIRTAPVSQTILNFYSHYLPLFDIGMGWVFPAIIGLALGWLISLFQKQELRF